One window of the Carnobacterium maltaromaticum DSM 20342 genome contains the following:
- a CDS encoding BMP family lipoprotein has product MKKRNLMGLLALGVGVSMTLAACGGNSGDKGKDGGDDKKTTHTAAMVTDVGGVDDKSFNQSAWEGLQAWGKEHGLKKGKDGFNYLQSNSDSDFVTNLNSAVKGNFNTVFGIGYKIAPALEDVAKQNPKTNFAIIDSVVEGDNVVSIVFKDNEAAFLAGVAAAKTTETKKLGFIGGQEGEVIGRFEAGFIAGVKAVDPDIDVKVEYAGSFGDPAKGKQLAAAMYNSGIDIIYQAAGDTGNGVFSEAKDIMKADESKKVWVIGVDRDQDAEGEYDGGNLTLTSTLKGVAATVIDISNRAMDDKFPGGETLTYGLKEDGVGITEGNLSKEVLKDVDDYKAQIIDGKVEVPEKP; this is encoded by the coding sequence TTGAAAAAACGTAATCTTATGGGTCTACTTGCACTAGGTGTTGGTGTTAGTATGACATTAGCTGCTTGTGGTGGCAACAGTGGAGACAAAGGCAAAGATGGTGGAGATGATAAAAAAACAACTCACACAGCAGCAATGGTAACAGATGTTGGTGGAGTGGATGATAAATCCTTCAACCAATCAGCTTGGGAAGGTTTACAAGCGTGGGGTAAAGAACATGGCCTTAAAAAGGGGAAAGATGGCTTTAACTATTTGCAATCAAACTCTGACTCAGATTTCGTAACAAATTTAAACAGTGCCGTTAAAGGTAATTTTAATACCGTATTTGGAATTGGATATAAAATTGCACCAGCATTAGAAGATGTAGCTAAACAAAATCCTAAAACAAACTTTGCAATCATTGATTCAGTTGTTGAAGGAGATAACGTAGTTTCAATCGTCTTTAAAGATAATGAAGCTGCATTTTTAGCAGGAGTTGCTGCTGCTAAAACAACTGAAACGAAAAAATTAGGTTTCATTGGTGGACAAGAAGGCGAAGTAATTGGCCGTTTTGAAGCTGGATTTATTGCAGGCGTAAAAGCTGTTGATCCTGATATCGATGTAAAAGTTGAATATGCTGGTTCATTTGGTGATCCTGCAAAAGGGAAACAACTAGCAGCTGCAATGTATAACAGTGGCATTGATATTATCTATCAAGCAGCTGGCGATACTGGTAATGGTGTCTTCTCAGAAGCTAAAGATATCATGAAAGCTGATGAGTCTAAAAAAGTTTGGGTTATCGGTGTTGACCGTGATCAAGATGCTGAAGGTGAATATGACGGAGGAAACTTAACATTAACTTCAACCCTTAAAGGTGTAGCTGCAACGGTTATTGATATTTCAAACCGTGCAATGGACGATAAATTCCCTGGTGGCGAAACATTGACTTATGGATTGAAAGAAGATGGCGTTGGTATCACTGAAGGAAATCTTTCTAAAGAAGTTCTGAAAGATGTCGATGACTATAAAGCACAAATTATTGATGGAAAAGTTGAAGTTCCAGAAAAGCCTTAA
- a CDS encoding ABC transporter ATP-binding protein encodes MSGITKQFGDFKANDNINLQLKKGEIHALLGENGAGKSTLMNILSGLLEPTSGDIKINGKKVTISSPSMANKLGIGMVHQHFMLVKKFTVTENIILGSEPSKLGFIDKLAAKKIIKELSGKYGLAVDANAVVEDISVGMEQRVEIIKTLYRGADILILDEPTAVLTPQEIGELIEIMHELVKEGKSIILITHKLDEIKQVADRCTVIRRGQSIGTVNVKETSQQQLADMMVGRSVSFKTTKTAAKPKEVVLSVENLIVKESRGLDAVKDLSLEVRAGEVLGIAGIDGNGQSELIQAITGLSKVEKGKITLNGREIQNLPPRKITETGLGHIPEDRHKYGLVLPMSLEDNIALQTYYQKPLSSHGFLNQQAINTYAKKLIAEFDVRCHNERVPASALSGGNQQKAIIARELDRNPSLLIAAQPTRGLDVGAIEYIHKRLIEQRDNDKAVLLMSFELDEILNVSDRIAVMYEGNIVAVVKPEETTREELGLLMAGSSLEKARAAESAGKEHSIES; translated from the coding sequence ATGTCTGGAATAACCAAGCAATTTGGCGATTTCAAGGCCAATGATAACATTAATCTCCAATTAAAAAAGGGTGAGATACATGCTCTTTTAGGTGAAAACGGTGCGGGTAAATCCACACTAATGAATATTCTTTCTGGGCTTCTTGAGCCAACTTCCGGGGATATTAAGATTAATGGAAAAAAAGTAACAATTTCGTCTCCTAGTATGGCTAATAAGTTAGGAATTGGAATGGTTCATCAACACTTCATGTTAGTGAAGAAGTTTACCGTTACTGAAAATATTATTTTAGGTAGCGAACCAAGTAAACTAGGCTTTATTGATAAGCTTGCTGCAAAAAAAATTATTAAGGAACTATCAGGTAAATATGGTCTGGCAGTGGATGCAAATGCTGTTGTAGAAGATATCTCGGTTGGGATGGAGCAACGAGTTGAAATTATTAAAACACTTTATCGTGGTGCGGATATTTTAATTTTAGATGAACCAACGGCTGTGTTAACGCCTCAAGAAATTGGTGAATTAATTGAGATCATGCACGAACTAGTTAAAGAAGGTAAATCCATTATTTTAATTACCCACAAACTAGACGAGATTAAGCAAGTTGCTGATCGATGTACAGTTATTAGACGTGGACAAAGTATTGGTACTGTAAATGTAAAAGAAACAAGTCAACAACAGTTAGCTGATATGATGGTTGGACGTTCAGTGTCATTTAAAACAACGAAAACGGCCGCAAAACCAAAAGAAGTAGTTTTATCTGTTGAAAATTTGATTGTTAAAGAGTCTCGTGGTTTGGATGCGGTTAAAGATTTAAGTTTAGAAGTTCGAGCCGGTGAAGTTTTAGGAATTGCAGGAATTGACGGAAATGGTCAAAGCGAATTGATTCAAGCGATTACTGGTTTAAGTAAAGTTGAAAAAGGAAAAATTACGTTAAATGGTCGAGAAATTCAAAATCTACCACCACGTAAAATTACTGAGACTGGTTTAGGTCACATTCCTGAAGATCGCCATAAATATGGTTTAGTCTTACCAATGAGTTTAGAAGATAATATTGCGTTACAAACCTACTATCAAAAACCATTAAGTAGCCATGGTTTCCTAAATCAACAAGCAATTAATACCTATGCTAAAAAATTAATTGCTGAATTTGATGTTCGTTGTCACAATGAACGTGTGCCAGCAAGTGCCTTGTCTGGGGGAAATCAACAAAAAGCGATTATTGCTCGTGAGTTAGATCGAAATCCGTCACTCTTAATTGCAGCTCAGCCAACTCGTGGTTTAGATGTTGGAGCAATTGAATATATTCACAAACGTTTGATTGAGCAACGAGATAATGATAAAGCTGTTTTATTAATGAGTTTTGAATTAGATGAAATTTTAAATGTTTCAGATCGTATCGCTGTTATGTATGAAGGCAATATTGTCGCAGTGGTAAAACCTGAGGAAACAACGAGGGAAGAGTTAGGCTTATTGATGGCTGGTTCTTCACTTGAAAAAGCCCGTGCAGCAGAGTCTGCTGGAAAGGAGCACTCGATTGAATCATAA
- a CDS encoding FtsK/SpoIIIE family DNA translocase, translated as MAQKKKKKKNTKKQQGRNLSIEIIGLIFICSAILAGIKLGFVGRLMANLFRFFVGNTYLVSVLIFGLYGTYLLIRGKEPVYKNKKIIGFSVIYTSVLILFHAFLFGPIMDTKVNVISATIRYFMTDMSASTTTQSLGGGMIGALLYSLSYFLFSQWGTYLISGLIFVIGIFLFFNLSFKVALEYVRNYLRKMYALLKEKWIVYKEQQAIKKTQQEKSQAEAVAKNKVKPISAGKKLAEEVKEPEKGEAQQLNLEIDSYQSRVQKPEVKVEQATEVMDVSDANEEGLSELEFEIQAEPENRDYQLPPTSLLNEIEALDQTNEYALIKLNVKKLEETFASFGVEAKVTKANLGPAVTKYEVQPAVGVKVSKIVGLSDDIALALAAKDIRMEAPIPGKSFIGIEVPNSEVSTVAFRDIIEGQTIHPDKLLEVPLGRDITGSVAVADLSKMPHLLVAGSTGSGKSVCINGIITSILMRAKPNEVKLMMIDPKMVELNVYNGIPHLLTPVVTNPKKAAQALQKVVIEMEQRYEKFAATGMRNITGYNAMVIEHNLENGENNPTLPYIVVIVDELADLMMVASNEVEESITRLAQMARAAGIHMILATQRPSVDVITGIIKANVPSRIAFAVSSGTDSRTIIDGSGAEKLLGRGDMLFLPMGENKPVRVQGAFISDAEVERVVEFVTEQQGANYQEEMMPTEIPETVNGEVQDELYDDAVAMVLEMQTASISLLQRRFRIGYNRAARLVDEMEMRGIVGPSEGSKPRKVNITHLPQRESEESNPT; from the coding sequence GTGGCACAAAAAAAGAAAAAGAAAAAAAATACAAAAAAACAACAAGGACGCAACCTTTCAATTGAAATTATCGGATTAATATTTATTTGTTCCGCTATTTTAGCAGGAATTAAACTGGGTTTTGTTGGTCGTTTAATGGCTAATTTATTCCGCTTTTTTGTAGGAAATACCTATTTGGTTAGTGTACTTATTTTTGGGTTATATGGCACTTATTTATTAATTCGCGGCAAAGAGCCAGTGTATAAAAACAAAAAAATTATTGGGTTTAGTGTAATTTATACTAGTGTTTTAATCTTATTCCACGCTTTTTTATTCGGTCCAATTATGGATACCAAGGTCAATGTGATTTCTGCAACAATTCGCTATTTCATGACGGATATGTCTGCTAGTACAACAACTCAATCGCTTGGTGGTGGGATGATTGGTGCATTATTGTATAGTTTGAGTTACTTTTTATTTTCTCAATGGGGAACTTATTTAATTAGTGGGCTTATTTTTGTAATTGGAATTTTTCTGTTCTTTAATTTATCGTTTAAAGTGGCATTAGAGTATGTTCGCAATTATCTTAGAAAAATGTATGCACTGTTAAAAGAGAAATGGATTGTGTACAAAGAGCAACAAGCGATAAAGAAAACTCAACAAGAAAAGAGTCAAGCAGAAGCAGTTGCTAAAAATAAGGTTAAGCCAATCTCAGCTGGGAAAAAATTGGCTGAGGAAGTGAAGGAACCTGAAAAAGGTGAGGCTCAGCAGTTAAATTTAGAAATCGATAGTTACCAAAGTCGGGTGCAAAAGCCTGAAGTAAAAGTAGAACAAGCAACAGAGGTAATGGATGTAAGTGACGCGAATGAAGAGGGGTTAAGTGAACTAGAATTTGAAATTCAAGCAGAGCCTGAAAATCGTGATTACCAATTGCCACCAACATCACTACTAAATGAAATTGAAGCCTTGGATCAAACCAATGAATACGCGCTGATTAAATTAAACGTGAAAAAGCTAGAGGAAACTTTTGCTAGTTTTGGTGTAGAAGCTAAAGTAACAAAAGCGAATTTGGGTCCAGCAGTAACTAAGTATGAAGTGCAGCCAGCTGTTGGGGTTAAAGTTAGTAAAATTGTTGGATTAAGTGATGATATTGCTCTGGCCTTGGCTGCCAAAGATATTCGAATGGAAGCGCCAATTCCAGGGAAGTCATTTATTGGAATTGAAGTTCCTAATAGTGAAGTGAGTACTGTTGCTTTTCGTGACATTATTGAAGGCCAAACGATTCATCCAGATAAATTATTGGAAGTTCCTTTGGGCAGAGATATTACTGGATCTGTGGCTGTAGCTGACTTAAGCAAAATGCCTCATTTATTAGTTGCGGGTTCAACTGGTAGTGGCAAATCAGTTTGTATTAATGGCATTATTACAAGCATCTTGATGCGCGCTAAACCGAACGAAGTTAAATTGATGATGATTGATCCGAAAATGGTCGAGCTAAATGTATACAATGGAATTCCGCATCTTTTAACGCCAGTTGTGACAAATCCTAAAAAAGCTGCTCAAGCTTTGCAAAAAGTTGTTATCGAGATGGAACAGCGGTATGAAAAATTTGCTGCGACAGGTATGAGAAATATAACCGGTTATAACGCTATGGTGATTGAACACAATTTGGAAAATGGTGAAAATAATCCGACATTGCCTTATATTGTTGTTATTGTCGATGAGTTAGCCGATTTAATGATGGTCGCAAGTAATGAAGTTGAAGAGTCAATTACTCGTTTAGCGCAAATGGCTCGTGCAGCGGGAATTCATATGATCTTAGCTACTCAAAGACCTAGTGTGGATGTTATTACTGGGATTATTAAAGCTAATGTCCCTTCAAGAATAGCTTTCGCTGTTTCTAGTGGAACGGATTCACGAACGATTATTGATGGAAGTGGTGCTGAAAAATTATTGGGCCGTGGAGATATGCTCTTTTTACCAATGGGAGAAAATAAACCTGTTCGTGTTCAAGGGGCCTTCATTTCAGATGCAGAAGTTGAACGAGTTGTTGAATTTGTAACAGAGCAACAAGGAGCGAACTATCAAGAAGAAATGATGCCAACTGAAATTCCTGAAACGGTTAACGGCGAAGTTCAAGACGAATTATACGATGATGCTGTTGCGATGGTTTTAGAGATGCAAACAGCTAGTATATCTTTGTTGCAACGTCGTTTTAGAATTGGGTATAATAGAGCTGCTCGTTTAGTGGATGAAATGGAGATGCGTGGTATTGTAGGTCCTTCTGAAGGAAGTAAACCACGTAAAGTTAATATTACTCATTTACCCCAAAGAGAGTCAGAAGAATCAAATCCAACTTAA
- a CDS encoding DUF488 domain-containing protein — translation MLAMKRIYEDYDATDGTRVLVDRLWPRGIKKTSAHLDYWAKELAPSTQLRKWFNHEEEKMPEFAAAYRKELFSSTTAKNKMQELSKKSQHETLTFLFAAKSYEVNHVVVLLSIMKKEYGAKLTSTK, via the coding sequence ATGTTAGCTATGAAACGGATTTATGAAGACTATGATGCAACCGATGGGACACGCGTCCTAGTCGATCGACTTTGGCCAAGAGGAATCAAAAAAACTTCAGCTCATCTTGACTATTGGGCAAAAGAACTCGCACCTTCTACACAATTGCGTAAATGGTTTAACCATGAAGAAGAAAAAATGCCTGAATTTGCTGCCGCCTATCGAAAAGAATTATTTTCTTCTACAACGGCTAAAAATAAAATGCAAGAGCTTAGCAAAAAAAGTCAGCATGAAACACTAACCTTTCTGTTTGCAGCTAAAAGCTATGAAGTCAATCATGTAGTTGTATTACTATCTATTATGAAAAAAGAATATGGTGCTAAATTAACTTCTACTAAGTAA
- the yfmH gene encoding EF-P 5-aminopentanol modification-associated protein YfmH — MEKKEYQQLDETLYTETLPNGLKVTLLPKNEFHKTYALFTTNYGSIDNQFIPLGKSEMVTVPDGIAHFLEHKMFEKEDGDIFNTFGKQGASANAFTSFTRTSYLFSSTSHVLENVATLLDFVQEPYFTKETVDKEKGIIAQEIQMYDDEPDWRLFFGIIGNMYPLHPLHIDIAGTVDSIMDITAENLYESYETFYHPSNMNLLVVGKMDPTEMMEWIRQNQAKKDFPQATDIVRHFPTETVSEIKAFDQIEMPVNRAKSIVGVKGVAPAPVGKAALVYKTTMNLLLSLLFGSTSENYLRLYNEGTIDDSFSYEFNLERTFHFVDVGGDAKDPKALSDAVKAILINAKTSPELTQENLEMVKKRMIGSVLQSLNSLEYIANQYSQESYGEASLFDLVPIIEAISLTEVVHLAENFMVPEHMSVFHIVPKGASKA, encoded by the coding sequence ATGGAAAAAAAAGAGTATCAACAACTAGACGAAACACTTTATACAGAGACTTTGCCAAATGGCTTAAAGGTAACGTTATTACCCAAAAATGAGTTCCATAAAACGTATGCCTTGTTTACGACGAATTACGGATCAATTGATAACCAATTTATCCCACTAGGAAAATCAGAAATGGTTACAGTCCCTGATGGAATTGCTCATTTTTTAGAGCATAAAATGTTTGAAAAAGAAGATGGAGATATTTTTAATACATTTGGGAAGCAGGGAGCTTCTGCTAATGCTTTTACAAGTTTTACTCGGACGAGCTATTTATTTTCTAGTACTAGTCATGTTTTAGAGAATGTAGCAACCTTGTTAGATTTTGTCCAAGAACCATATTTTACCAAAGAAACGGTTGATAAGGAGAAAGGCATTATCGCTCAAGAAATTCAAATGTATGATGATGAACCAGACTGGCGCTTATTCTTCGGCATCATTGGCAATATGTATCCATTACACCCGCTCCATATTGATATTGCAGGAACTGTTGATAGTATTATGGATATTACTGCTGAAAATCTGTACGAATCTTATGAAACATTTTATCACCCAAGCAATATGAATTTATTAGTTGTTGGTAAAATGGATCCAACTGAGATGATGGAGTGGATTCGTCAAAATCAAGCCAAGAAAGACTTTCCGCAAGCGACTGATATAGTGCGCCATTTTCCAACTGAAACTGTTAGTGAAATTAAAGCCTTTGATCAGATTGAAATGCCTGTTAATCGTGCGAAAAGCATTGTTGGGGTTAAAGGTGTAGCGCCAGCGCCCGTTGGTAAGGCTGCCTTAGTTTATAAAACCACAATGAATCTTCTATTAAGTTTATTATTTGGTTCAACATCTGAAAATTATTTGCGTTTGTATAACGAAGGAACCATTGATGATAGTTTTTCCTATGAATTTAATTTAGAAAGAACCTTCCATTTTGTCGATGTTGGCGGAGATGCAAAAGATCCGAAGGCTTTAAGTGACGCGGTAAAAGCGATATTAATCAATGCTAAAACAAGCCCTGAATTAACACAAGAAAATCTAGAAATGGTCAAAAAGCGTATGATTGGTAGTGTTTTACAATCACTGAATTCACTAGAATATATTGCGAATCAATACAGCCAGGAGTCTTATGGGGAAGCTAGTTTATTTGATTTGGTCCCAATAATTGAAGCTATTTCATTAACTGAAGTCGTTCACTTAGCTGAAAACTTCATGGTACCTGAACATATGAGTGTTTTCCATATTGTTCCTAAAGGAGCGAGTAAAGCGTGA
- a CDS encoding ABC transporter permease — protein MDAFISTVSIVVSSALIYAAPLIFTALGGTFSERGGIVNVGLEGIMVMGAFSSIVFNLAFAEQLGSWTPWIALLVGGGIGVIFSLIHAVATVNLRANHIVSGTVINMLAPALAVFLTRVLFEGKGQTDIIQQNFGKSSIPLLKDIPIIGKMFFTNTSAMAFVAMFVAILAWFLLFKTRFGLRLRSVGEHPQAADTLGINVYLMRYAGVMISGLLGGIGGAVAAQSISLNFSHSTIAGQGFIALAAMIFGKWNPLGAMGAAIFFGFAQSLSVIGSYIPLIKDVPSVVLQTAPYILTIIVLVGVIGKSEAPAADGETYIKSK, from the coding sequence GTGGATGCTTTTATTTCAACAGTTTCAATCGTCGTATCATCAGCGTTAATTTATGCTGCTCCATTAATTTTTACCGCATTGGGCGGAACATTTTCTGAACGTGGTGGAATTGTTAATGTTGGGCTAGAAGGAATTATGGTTATGGGCGCTTTTTCTTCAATCGTCTTTAACTTAGCTTTTGCGGAGCAATTAGGTTCTTGGACTCCTTGGATTGCCTTACTAGTTGGTGGGGGTATTGGTGTGATTTTCTCTTTAATTCATGCAGTTGCAACTGTCAATTTACGTGCCAATCATATCGTGTCAGGAACGGTTATTAATATGCTGGCACCAGCTTTAGCAGTCTTTTTAACGCGCGTCCTATTTGAGGGCAAGGGTCAAACAGATATTATTCAACAAAATTTTGGGAAAAGTAGCATTCCTTTATTGAAAGATATTCCTATTATTGGGAAAATGTTCTTTACAAATACATCAGCAATGGCTTTTGTTGCGATGTTTGTGGCTATATTAGCATGGTTTTTACTTTTTAAAACACGTTTTGGTTTACGTTTGCGTTCAGTTGGTGAGCATCCGCAAGCAGCAGATACGTTAGGAATTAATGTCTATCTAATGCGCTATGCAGGTGTGATGATTTCTGGATTATTAGGTGGTATTGGTGGAGCTGTTGCAGCCCAATCAATCTCTTTAAATTTCTCGCATTCAACTATTGCAGGTCAAGGTTTTATTGCCTTAGCAGCAATGATTTTTGGGAAATGGAATCCACTTGGCGCAATGGGTGCAGCCATATTCTTTGGTTTTGCTCAAAGTTTAAGTGTGATTGGAAGTTATATCCCATTAATTAAAGATGTTCCGAGTGTTGTGTTACAAACGGCACCTTACATTTTGACAATTATTGTGTTAGTTGGTGTAATCGGGAAGTCAGAAGCTCCAGCGGCTGACGGCGAAACCTATATTAAATCAAAATAA
- the yfmF gene encoding EF-P 5-aminopentanol modification-associated protein YfmF — protein sequence MTIQLEEGVHLHVIPTKKYKTVRFVLKFRAPIDAETITKRALLSSILETNSKKYPTQTQLRSELANLYGASFGLSVTKKGTQHIFTAGMNLVNEKYLSGEPAVLMNGIALLKEILLNPNAADGKFDEATFQREKENLFDYYESIFDDKQAYASLALQSLYFENEDQKMPSIGTAEELEKITATSLYTYYQQLIKEDTIDIYVLGDVDALEMKAAFADFNFTPRKKATGSIYYKETLRNNSKSEVEKQEITQAKYNLAYETNGYYLEKDYFALQVFNGLFGGYPHSKLFMNVREKESLAYYASSSLDTFRGMMTVQTGIESSKVQQVSEIIALQLAEMQEGNFSEEAMNQTKEMLKNQILQSEDNSGALIERMYIYDVVDKKLSVEEWQNAVDAVKKEEIIAVANQVHLKATFFLTGEA from the coding sequence ATGACAATTCAACTTGAAGAAGGAGTACATTTACATGTAATCCCAACTAAAAAATATAAAACGGTTCGTTTTGTGCTTAAATTCAGAGCGCCAATAGATGCAGAAACGATTACAAAACGTGCTTTATTATCTAGTATTTTAGAAACAAATAGTAAAAAATATCCCACTCAAACACAGCTAAGAAGCGAGTTGGCTAATTTATATGGTGCTAGCTTTGGTCTATCTGTAACGAAAAAAGGGACTCAACATATTTTTACAGCGGGAATGAATTTGGTAAATGAAAAATATTTGTCAGGTGAACCGGCTGTTTTAATGAACGGCATTGCCCTACTTAAAGAAATTTTGTTAAATCCAAATGCAGCAGATGGCAAGTTTGATGAGGCTACATTTCAACGTGAGAAAGAAAATTTATTTGATTATTATGAATCTATTTTTGATGACAAACAGGCCTATGCGAGCTTAGCATTACAATCTCTTTATTTTGAAAACGAGGATCAAAAAATGCCTAGTATTGGTACAGCTGAAGAGCTAGAAAAAATCACAGCGACTTCTCTATATACCTATTATCAACAACTTATTAAAGAAGATACTATTGATATTTATGTTTTAGGAGATGTAGATGCTCTTGAAATGAAGGCTGCATTTGCAGACTTTAATTTCACTCCGCGCAAAAAAGCAACTGGATCAATTTACTATAAGGAAACTTTGCGAAATAATAGTAAATCTGAAGTAGAAAAGCAAGAGATTACTCAAGCAAAATACAATTTAGCTTATGAGACAAATGGGTATTACTTGGAAAAAGATTATTTTGCTTTGCAAGTGTTTAATGGTTTATTTGGTGGATACCCGCATTCTAAATTATTTATGAATGTTCGTGAAAAAGAAAGTTTGGCTTACTATGCATCTAGCTCACTAGATACTTTTAGAGGAATGATGACAGTTCAAACTGGAATTGAAAGTAGTAAAGTTCAACAAGTTTCTGAAATTATTGCGTTACAACTAGCTGAAATGCAAGAAGGAAATTTTTCAGAAGAAGCGATGAATCAAACAAAAGAAATGTTAAAAAATCAGATTTTACAATCAGAAGATAATTCGGGAGCGTTAATTGAACGGATGTATATCTATGATGTTGTCGATAAAAAGTTATCGGTAGAGGAATGGCAAAATGCTGTTGACGCTGTTAAAAAAGAAGAAATCATTGCAGTTGCCAACCAAGTACATTTAAAAGCGACATTCTTTTTAACTGGGGAGGCGTAA
- the ymfI gene encoding elongation factor P 5-aminopentanone reductase, producing the protein MKFALIMGASGDIGAAIAQDLAKAGWSLYLHYHTDFSSVEKQVEAYQVQYPQQDFFTLQLDMTNETEIPSFLDSIFQLDAFIIASGFTQYQLLTDTESQVMDRMWQVHIKTPILLVQKLQKKLAASANGRVIFISSIYGEVGSAMEVLYSTTKGAQLAFVRSYSKEVASLGITVNAISPGVIATKMNQSFSEAEFNALKSEIPLGRMGSTAEISFWVQQLVEPLSQYMTGQSLIVSGGWLK; encoded by the coding sequence GTGAAATTTGCTTTAATTATGGGCGCTAGTGGGGATATTGGAGCTGCAATTGCGCAAGATTTAGCCAAAGCTGGCTGGTCATTATATTTGCATTACCATACTGATTTTTCTAGTGTTGAAAAGCAAGTAGAAGCCTATCAAGTACAGTATCCTCAACAAGATTTTTTTACCCTTCAATTGGATATGACCAATGAAACCGAAATTCCGTCTTTTTTAGATTCTATTTTTCAATTAGATGCTTTTATTATTGCTAGCGGCTTTACTCAGTATCAATTACTAACTGATACTGAGTCACAAGTCATGGATCGGATGTGGCAAGTCCATATCAAAACTCCAATTTTATTAGTGCAAAAGTTGCAAAAAAAATTAGCCGCAAGTGCGAATGGACGAGTGATTTTTATTAGTTCTATATATGGCGAGGTAGGTAGTGCCATGGAGGTTCTTTATTCAACGACTAAAGGAGCTCAGCTAGCTTTTGTCAGGTCTTATAGTAAAGAAGTAGCGAGCCTAGGGATTACCGTAAATGCAATCTCACCAGGAGTCATTGCAACTAAGATGAATCAGTCATTTTCTGAAGCTGAATTCAACGCATTAAAAAGTGAAATTCCACTTGGTAGAATGGGTTCAACTGCTGAGATTAGTTTTTGGGTACAACAATTAGTTGAGCCGTTAAGTCAGTATATGACGGGCCAGTCACTAATTGTCAGCGGTGGATGGTTAAAGTAA
- a CDS encoding ABC transporter permease, giving the protein MNHKSERLINILVPVLSVVLGLLLGAIIMWSFGYDPVLGYTSLVEGAFGGPFYIGETLRQATPLILTALGFAVANTAGFFNIGVAGQALFGWVGSVTMALMMPDLPKLLLVPLCLIVGALCGAIWAGIAGFLRAYFDTSEVIVTIMLNYTALYIANHMVRNVLTKGDDATPRISENASLRSEWLAQISDNSTLHYGLLLAIIMCVVVWIMMQKTTLGYELRAVGLNPYASEYSGMSTKKNIILAMVISGGLAGLGGSMEGLGNFQNLFVQGSMPSIGFDGMAVSLLGAGNPFGILLAGLLFGALKIGGISMPMGSDVPTEVVDIVIASIIFFVGSSYLIRYFMNKAKRPNRKIAATNSEAKKGVN; this is encoded by the coding sequence TTGAATCATAAAAGTGAACGTCTTATAAATATATTAGTTCCGGTTTTATCTGTTGTTTTAGGTTTGTTATTAGGTGCCATTATTATGTGGTCTTTTGGTTACGATCCAGTTTTAGGTTATACCTCTTTAGTTGAGGGAGCATTTGGTGGGCCTTTTTATATAGGTGAAACATTGCGTCAAGCAACACCATTAATTTTAACTGCATTAGGTTTTGCGGTAGCCAATACGGCAGGATTTTTCAATATTGGTGTTGCCGGTCAAGCACTATTTGGTTGGGTTGGATCGGTTACGATGGCATTAATGATGCCTGATTTACCTAAGCTGCTTTTAGTTCCACTTTGCTTGATCGTTGGTGCTTTATGTGGCGCTATCTGGGCTGGAATTGCTGGTTTTTTACGTGCTTATTTTGATACCAGTGAAGTGATTGTAACGATTATGTTAAACTATACGGCTTTATATATCGCGAATCATATGGTTCGGAATGTATTAACCAAAGGGGACGATGCGACACCACGGATTTCTGAAAATGCAAGTTTGCGTTCAGAGTGGTTAGCCCAAATTAGTGATAATTCAACGCTCCATTATGGTCTATTATTAGCAATTATTATGTGTGTTGTCGTTTGGATTATGATGCAAAAAACGACTTTGGGTTATGAATTACGTGCCGTTGGATTAAATCCATATGCTTCAGAGTATTCAGGTATGAGTACGAAGAAAAATATTATCCTAGCTATGGTTATTTCTGGTGGTTTAGCTGGTTTAGGTGGTAGTATGGAAGGTTTAGGAAATTTCCAAAATCTATTTGTACAAGGTAGTATGCCGAGCATTGGCTTTGACGGAATGGCTGTTTCTTTATTAGGAGCAGGAAATCCATTTGGGATATTACTAGCAGGTCTTTTATTTGGAGCATTGAAAATTGGTGGGATTAGCATGCCAATGGGATCAGATGTTCCGACAGAAGTTGTTGATATTGTTATTGCCTCAATTATTTTCTTCGTTGGTTCAAGTTATTTGATTCGTTACTTTATGAATAAGGCAAAACGACCAAATCGTAAAATAGCTGCAACTAACAGTGAAGCTAAGAAAGGGGTGAATTAA